CATCTGTAAGCACGCTAGCTTGAATGGAGTAAGTCTCAGATGGTGCAGCTAGTGTAACAAGCCCTGCCCCGGCCCTCAACGCGCTAATACTAGCTAGCCGGGAAGCCCCCAAAGTAGGTTCTCTACCTCCCAGCACTAATAAATGACCACGGTCATATTTATGGGTTGCAGGCCCCATACACGGGTAACATGCGCTCCAGAGCCCTGGTTCGTTTGCAAAATGATTCGAATCGATTGAGTCGTAAACAGCTTTCCCAATGCCGATATCAGCTACATGAACGTTATCAACACCACCACATAAAAAACGGCCCGGGGCAATCATATGACCAGGTTTTTTACTTGAAAACGTTACAGTAGCATCCGCCGAGAAGCACAATCCAAACGGAATGCCATTTTCTGCATTCAACCCGCTTGGCACATCAATAGCAAACCGAAATGCATCAACTGTATTTGCAGTTTCGACAATATCAGCGACAGCACCTTCAAGTGGCCGATCCTGCCCTGTTCCGAATAATGCATCCACAATAACAGACGCTTTACTGCAATCCACGGAAGCTATTGAAATTGTTGGGCCTTCCCAACGCTTAAGGGCTACCGCAGCATCCCCCTTGAGATTAGTTTCGGCACACGAAAGAGCTACTTTTACCGGGTAACCCCAATCATCAAGATGCCGCGCGATAACAAAACCATCCCCGCCGTTATTGCCTGGACCACACAAAATGAGTATCTCGCCACCGGCCTCAATTGGGGTGCCAATATATTCTACTAGAATGTCAGCGGCAGCTCTACCTGCAGCTTCCATCAAGGACCAACCACTGGTACCATTTTGAATAGCCCATTCGTCAGCTTCTCGCGCTTCAGCTGGCGTTAATAAGATATGATCGTGTGGTGACTGTATCACTGTATTTGTTCCCCCTTGGAATCGGAGGCAGTGTACCAAAAGAAAAAAGCCCCGAAAGGGGCTTCTTAAAAAAAACTTTCAGAGTGGGGCGAGTAACCGGATTTGAACCGGCGGCCCCCAGAATCACAATCTGGTGCTCTAACCAACTGAGCTATACCCGCCACGTCTCTGAGAGTGGGCGCTTATGTATTCCCTACTCTCTTATTCGTCAAGCAAGAAATCACACCTTTTTTTATATTTTTTCATTTTTAGCAGAAACCTTGCGTGAGCGAAAGATTACAGTTTTTTGCTCACCCTGTAATCACCTGCACATTTTTTAGGCAATTAAATGCACAAACTTTCACAGTTCATTATTAAAAAAGCAGTGAATCAAGCCACATCTTATGCATATGATAGTTGGCACATTCCCTGCTAATGCATTCACCAAATCTGTTAATGGTAAGTAAAATGAAAAAAATCGAAGCTATTATTAAGCCATTCAAATTGGACGAAGTTAAAGAAGCTCTCCACGATATTGGCATTTCAGGCATCACAGTAATTGAAGCGAAGGGATTCGGACGCCAAAAAGGCCATACCGAATTATATCGCGGTGCTGAATATGTTGTGGATTTTGTCCCGAAAGTAAAAATCGAAGTTGTTATTGAAGATGATCAGGCTGAACGCGCTGTTGAGGCTATTAAAAATGCTGCCCACACAGGCCGTATTGGCGATGGCAAAATCTTCGTTAGCCACATCGAAGAAGCCATTCGCATCCGCACCGGCGAAACTGGTAACGATGCAATATAATTAGAACGCCCAAAGCTGTAATATAATTAATGTAAGGGAATAAAGCATGTCTAAGTACAGTAATTTAAGCAACGAAGAGTTTCTCGCTCTGGTAAAAGAAACAAATGCAGAGTGGGTTGATCTACGCTTTACCGACCCTAAAGGTAAATGGCAGCACCTCACTATGGATGCAGACGTTGTTGATGAAGATATGCTTGAAGAAGGCGTGATGTTTGATGGCTCTTCTATCGCTGGCTGGAAAGCGATTAACGAATCCGACATGATCCTAAAACCAGATCTTTCAGCGGTAACGCTTGATCCCTTCACAGCAGACGTAACAATCGTTGTATTCTGTGACATCGTAGAACCAGCAACAGGTCAAGGCTATGGTCGTGATCCACGCTCTACAGCAAAACGAGCTGAAGAATACCTCAAATTCACTGGTGTTGGCGACACAGCTTACTTTGGTTCTGAGCCAGAGTTCTTCGTATTTGATGATGTGAAATTCCGCGTTGGCTATAATGGTGCATCATACGAAATTGACGATGTTGAAGGCCCGTACAACTCCGCTCGTTCATATGATGAAGGCAACTATGGCCACCGTCCACGCGCTAAAGGTGGTTATTTCCCTGTAGCTCCAGTTGATAGCTGTGTTGATCTCCGGGGTGAAATGGTGAAGGTTCTCAAAGAAATGGGCCTTCAAATGGATAAGCACCACCATGAAGTTGCAGCCTCTCAACACGAGCTTGGCATGATGTTCTCTACACTCGTAGAAACTGCTGATAACGTTCAGATTTACAAATACGGCGTTCACCAGGTTGCTCACACATACGGTAAAACAGCGACCTTCATGCCTAAGCCTGTAGCTGAAGATAACGGTTCAGGTATGCACGTTCACCAATCAATCTGGAAAGATGGTGATCCTACATTTGCTGGTAATAGCTATGCTGATCTTTCTGAAACAGCCCTTTATTATATCGGCGGTATCATTAAGCACGCTAAAGCAATCAATGCTTTCACTAACCCAAGCACGAACAGCTACAAGCGTTTGGTGCCAGGCTTTGAAGCACCTGTACTTCTGGCGTACTCTGCACGTAACCGTTCGGCTTCTTGCCGTATTCCTTACGGCTCCAGCCCGAAAGCAAAACGCGTTGAAGTTCGCTTCCCTGATGCGACAGCAAATCCATACTATGCATTTGCAGCGATGATGATGGCCGGCCTGGACGGCATCCAGAACAAAATTCACCCAGGTGAAGCAATGGATAAAGACCTTTATGCCCTTCCACCAGAAGAGCTTAAAGGCGTTCCAACAGTTGCAAGCTCGCTTGATGAAGCGCTAAACGCGCTAGACGTAGACCGTGAGTTCCTTAAGAAAGGTGACGTTTTCACCGATGATCAGATCGACGCTTACATTGATCTGAAGCGTGAGGAAGTTGATCGCCTGAATCTCACACCACATCCTGTAGAGTTTGATATGTACTACAGTGCATAAACGATAAAAATTTCGCGATTAAGGCTCTGATTTCTATCAGGGCCTTATTTTTTTACATTCCGCTAACCATTTCTGGTGTTTACTTATTGATATCAGAAAAATATAAGCTCGTTGTTTGGGGGAACGAGTAGTTAAGAGCTGTTCCTTGTTAAGGCATATAATTGATGCAACTTGAGTATAACGCAGATCAAAAAGCGCTTCAGCCAGAATTGGTCGCAGCCAATATCAATCCAGAAAGCTTTCTGGCAACAGACTATCTGAACCATTTCAATGAAATTGTTATGCTACTAGAAATGATTCCTGATATGCCAGATATTGTGGAAGAAGCAGCTGAATGGGAACCAAAGAGCTACCCTCAGCACTTCGAAGATAGCGGTTTTCAGGCCAAACAACTTGCCATAAAAGCATTCGAGATCGCCCCTGCCCCAATTCGAAAAGCATTTGACCGGAATAAAACTGAGCTGGATCAATTGCTCAGTTCTACAATTGCAGGCCTTATGTCTTTGAACGTAATAGAGCGTGGCTTAGCACCAGCAGCAGCCGAACTTATCAGAACTCGCATTCAGCAAGCCCAAGACCTGCTATTGAAGCTTAATCAGGTGATTCACGGCAAACTTGATGAAGAAATCGAGTATGACGATACTATGCCGATTGAAGAGCATGATGCTGAAGAAGTTCAGTCACAGGCTGATATTGATAAGCTGTTCGATTAATCAAACAGACAAGAACACATAAAGGCTCTATTGCAGAGCCTTTACAAAACCTTCCTTTTCTCGAAGTACGGATAGAGACACAGTCTTAGTAAGTTCTGGGTAATCCTCTCTCGTTAAACTGATAAGCGGAAACTCACTCATGTCAACATCACTGATCCGCTTCACCACCCATACAGAAACACCACCTTCTGTCTCAAGATAGCGGTCGCCAACCTCAATATCGAACACCGACTTTGCCTGAAGAGCTGTATCAAAAGCCCTGCGTATTAGGCTAACTGGATGGAAACTATTCATGAATTGCCTTTCACGTTCGTTTTCTGCCCAACACACTAGCAGGAAAAGTGTTTAAATAAGGTTTACAGGATGCTGCTGAACTTCAAATTAACAGGCAACATACACCATATATATTACATCTATATAATAAAAATACAATATATAGACCTTCTTGACGTAACTGCCTAGCTAGTTTACCTCCTAGTTTAAGCATTAATTTTAGGGTGGGTTTATGAGCGATCTGTTTGAAGTACAGCAAACAAAAACAGACTATTCTGCTAAGGACATTGAAGTCCTTGAAGGTCTAGAACCGGTAAGACAAAGACCGGGCATGTATATTGGCGGTACAGACGAACGCGCACTCCATCACCTATTTGCTGAGATCCTCGATAACTCTATGGATGAAGCCGTTGCTGGCCATGCAAGCCGTATCAATGTAACGCTTCACGAGAATGGTTCCGTATCCATTGCTGATAATGGCCGCGGTATCCCAACAGACCCGCATCCCAAATATCCAGGTAAATCTGCTCTAGAGGTGATTCTAACCACCCTTCACTCAGGCGGTAAGTTTAATTCAGACGCCTATGCAACATCTGGCGGTCTGCACGGCGTAGGTATTTCTGTTGTGAACGCGCTCTCTTCTGAAATGAGCATTGAAGTAGCGCGAGACAAGAAACTTTGGAAACAAACATATTCTCGCGGTAAAACAACCTCTGGCCTAGAAGATATGGGTTCCGTGAGCAACCGCCGCGGCACAAAGATTAACTTCCTGCCGGATACAGAGATTTTCGGTGAAAAAGCCGCCCTTAAGCCTGCACGTATTTATAAGATGACACGCTCAAAGGCGTATCTGTTCCGGGGCGTTGAAATTAAATTCAAGTGTGATGCTGCACTGCTTCAAGAAGGCGATGAAACACCACAGGAAGCAACGTTGCATTTCCCCGGTGGTTTATCTGACTTCCTATCAGAAACACTGAAGAAGCGTTCATGTGTAACTGAAGAACCTTTTGCAGGCTTCGTTAAATTCCCTGATGAAGCGGGACAGGTAGAATGGGCCGTTCAGTGGCCAGAATTTGGTGATGGTTTCTCTAGCAGCTACTGTAACACCATTCCTACCCCTCAAGGCGGTACCCACGAAAACGGTATGCGCGGCGCTTTACTTAAGGGCCTTAAAGCTTACGCTGATATCGCAGGCCAGAAAAAAGCTGCACAGCTTACCTCTGAAGATATTACAGGCTCTTCATGTGGAATGCTTTCTGTTTTCATTCGCGATCCACAATTCCAAGGTCAAACAAAAGATAAGCTTTCAACACCAGATGCGCAGCGTTTAACAGAAAACGCTATTCGTGATGCTTTCGATAACTGGCTTGCAGAGAACCCTGATAGAGCCAATAGCTTGCTTACTTGGGCGTTAGAGCGCCTTGAAGAGCGCCTCCGCCGCAAGCAGGAACGCGAGATCAAACGTAAAACAGCTGTTGGCAAGCGCAAACTTCGCCTGCCGGGTAAACTTACGGATTGTTCAAGCGAAGATCCAGACGGTACAGAAATTTACATCGTGGAGGGTGATTCCGCGGGCGGTTCGGCAAAACAGGCACGTAACCGCAAAACACAGGCTATCCTTCCCATTCGTGGTAAAATTCTGAATGTTGCGAGCGCTACACGAGATAAGATCGCAGCCAATCAGGAAGTAAGAGACCTTATCCAGGCTTTAGGTTGCGGTACACGTGAACATTATGATGGTGATGCACTTCGCTATGAAAAAGTTATCATCATGACAGATGCGGACGTGGATGGTGCGCACATTGCTACACTTTTGATGACCTTCTTCTTCCAGGAAATGCCTGGCATGGTGAAAGAAGGTCGCCTATTCCTTGCTCAACCGCCGCTTTACCGCTTAGCTAAAGGCGGAAAAGTCCTTTATGCTCGTGATGACGAACATAAAGATGAACTGATGGCTTCTGAATTCAGCGGCAAAGGCAAGGTTGAGATCAGCCGATTTAAAGGTCTGGGTGAAATGCCACCTGCTCAGCTTAAGGAAACCACCATGGAAGTGAAAAATCGTACACTGCTGCGGGTAACGCTTCCTCCAGAATATGGCGAACGTGCTGATGTAAACCGTCTCGTTGATGATTTGATGGGTAAAAAACCAGAAAAACGCTTCGAATTCATACGTGACAACGCAGCTGACATCGATCAGCTAGATATTTAAACCAAAGGCAGCTATTCAGCTGCCTTTTTCATTAGCATTTCTTTGGCAGCCGGTGAAAACCGTGAAGTTAAGTCCTCTCTTGGAATAACGTCACCCTCAGCATTTCTGATGCCTTGATAAGGTATAGATATACCACTTCTTTTATCCAGCAGCTCAAGTGGCGGTCCACTTTCATGTGGCTCCCACTTGTCACCCCACTGCATCAATGCAACGAGCACAGGCTGCAGGTCCCAGCCCTTTTCTGTAAGAATATACTCACTGTACTTCGACCCATTTCTGTCCGGGATTTTTTTCATGATTCCGGCTTCCGTAAGGTCCTTCAGGCGGGCAGACAGGATATTCTTAGCGATACCCAAACTTTCCTGAAACTCGCGAAATCGCGTTTGTCCGTAAAAAGCATTACGTACAATCATAAATGACCACCAGTGTCCCACATGATCAAGCGTTCTAGCTACAGAACACGGCATTTCTGAAAAGGATGTGCGTTTCACACATTGCTCCACTATAACTGGTTGCATCATTAAACAAGAATCATTACGATCCATTTAGTTTCATTATAAAACCACACTGATCATACTTTGATCCATTGGTTTTATCAATGTGTAGCTTCAAATGACGCTACGTTACGCTTGGGGAATTAAAATGGTAGAAAAAATTGCCTTAATTATAGGCGCCGGCGATGCAATCGGTAGCGCAATAGTGAGAAAGTTTGCTGCTAAAGGCTTAACCGTATGCGCAGCCCGTAGAAACGGCGACAAACTCACCCCACTTATTCAAGAATTAAGTGAAGCTGGTATGAAAGCTCATGCCTTCAGTTGCGATGCTCGTAAGGAAGAAGAAATTACCAACCTCTTCAAACATATTGAAGAAAACATTGGTGAACTTGATGTAGTTATCTTCAATGTAGGTGCCAATGTACCGATGAGCATTCTTGAAACTGACAGTCGGAAGTTCTTTAAGATATGGGAAATGGCATGTTTTGCTGGTTTCCTGAGCGGCAGAGAAGCTGCACGCTACATGACCAAGCGCAAACAAGGAACGATTATCTTTACTGGTGCCACCGCCAGTATGCGTGGCGCTGCCGGTTTTGCAGCATTCGCAAGCGCTAAACACGGTCTTAGAGCGCTCGCCCAAAGCATGGCACGCGAACTTGGCCCTCAGAATATACATGTAGCGCATGTAGTTATTGATGCCGCAGTCGATACAAAATGGATACAAGGCTTCTTGCCGGACTATGCCGATAAGAAAGCAAATGAAGGTATCGTCGAACCATCTGATTTAGCTAAGAATTATATCCACCTATATGAGCAACCGAAAAATGCCTGGACGTTTGAACTGGATGTTCGGCCCTATATAGAAAAATGGTAAGGGAATTTAACATGACAGAACTTGATTTTTACTTTGATTTTGGTAGCCCAACAGCCTTTCTTGCATACAAGCGCCTTCAACAATTAAAAAAACAGTATGACCTGCACATCACATATAAGCCCATGCTTTTAGGTGGCGTCTTTAAAGCCACGGGAAATAGCTCTCCAGCCTTTATCCCTGCTAAAGGCCAGTATATGATGATGCATGACCTACCCCGGTTTCAGAAACGCTATGGTGTGAACTTTAAACACAACCCTCATTTTCCAATCAATACACTACCTTTGATGCGTGCAGCACTTGCGGCAGAACAACTTGGCTGCTTTGATAGCTTTATTGAAGCAACTTTCAATGCCATGTGGATTGATGAAAAAAATATGGGAGATCTGGAGGTAATTAGCTCCGTTCTTTCAGAAGCTGGCCTTGATACGGCGGCCATTTTTGAAGCATCACAGTCATCTGATGTTAAATCAGGTCTGATCAAAGCAACAGAAGAAGCTGTTGAACGCGGAGTGTTTGGTGCCCCAACCATGTTTATTGGTGATGAAATGTTCTTCGGACAAGACCGGCTGGATTTTGTAGAAGGTCACCTTAAATAGCGTTAATCAGGAATTACCGCTCTCTCTGAGTGGTAATTCGCACACCCTTTCCTTCTAAAACCTCACTTTTACCCCATATTTCGCACGAAATTGCTTTCATTGATTGACATTCGGATGCGGAAACCTATTCTGCCGCCAAACTGGTTTTGAGAAATGGTAGATTACATGGGTTTTGATCTCTTAGGATTAAGTGAACCAACTTTGGCAGCGGTTTCAGAAGCGGGCTATGATAAGCCTACTCCTATTCAGGCGCAGGCTATTCCGCAATGCCTGATGGGCCGTGATGTTCTAGGGATCGCTCAAACAGGTACAGGTAAAACTGCATCTTTCACTCTTCCAATGATTGATATCCTGACAGAAGGCCGCGCCCGCGCCCGTATGCCACGCTCTCTTATTCTTGAGCCTACCCGGGAATTAGCTGCTCAGGTAGCTGAGAGCTTTGAGAAATACGGTAAGAACCACAAACTATCCATGGCGCTTCTGATTGGTGGTGTAAACTTTGCTGATCAAGAAAAGGCACTAGACCGCGGTGTAGATGTTCTTATCGCAACACCAGGGCGTCTGCTTGATCACTTTGAACGCGGTAAACTGCTTCTTAACGGTATTGATATTCTCGTAATTGATGAAGCAGACCGTATGCTTGATATGGGCTTCATTCCTGA
This DNA window, taken from Kordiimonas sp. SCSIO 12603, encodes the following:
- a CDS encoding NAD(P)H-hydrate dehydratase, which codes for MIQSPHDHILLTPAEAREADEWAIQNGTSGWSLMEAAGRAAADILVEYIGTPIEAGGEILILCGPGNNGGDGFVIARHLDDWGYPVKVALSCAETNLKGDAAVALKRWEGPTISIASVDCSKASVIVDALFGTGQDRPLEGAVADIVETANTVDAFRFAIDVPSGLNAENGIPFGLCFSADATVTFSSKKPGHMIAPGRFLCGGVDNVHVADIGIGKAVYDSIDSNHFANEPGLWSACYPCMGPATHKYDRGHLLVLGGREPTLGASRLASISALRAGAGLVTLAAPSETYSIQASVLTDVMVRRFDSVFGFVGVMSDARITTVLLGPGAGVGEKTIELIQHAGEKERHMVLDADALTSLQGRAEILADYDCQKVLTPHDGEFARLFPDLDITVDRIAAVRAAAKRINAVVVLKGVSTLIAAPDERVAITSNAPAYLSVGGTGDVLSGIISSLVVQGMPAFEAAAAGVWIHGEAANKAGRGMIASDLLKYLSAALP
- a CDS encoding P-II family nitrogen regulator yields the protein MKKIEAIIKPFKLDEVKEALHDIGISGITVIEAKGFGRQKGHTELYRGAEYVVDFVPKVKIEVVIEDDQAERAVEAIKNAAHTGRIGDGKIFVSHIEEAIRIRTGETGNDAI
- the glnA gene encoding type I glutamate--ammonia ligase; protein product: MSKYSNLSNEEFLALVKETNAEWVDLRFTDPKGKWQHLTMDADVVDEDMLEEGVMFDGSSIAGWKAINESDMILKPDLSAVTLDPFTADVTIVVFCDIVEPATGQGYGRDPRSTAKRAEEYLKFTGVGDTAYFGSEPEFFVFDDVKFRVGYNGASYEIDDVEGPYNSARSYDEGNYGHRPRAKGGYFPVAPVDSCVDLRGEMVKVLKEMGLQMDKHHHEVAASQHELGMMFSTLVETADNVQIYKYGVHQVAHTYGKTATFMPKPVAEDNGSGMHVHQSIWKDGDPTFAGNSYADLSETALYYIGGIIKHAKAINAFTNPSTNSYKRLVPGFEAPVLLAYSARNRSASCRIPYGSSPKAKRVEVRFPDATANPYYAFAAMMMAGLDGIQNKIHPGEAMDKDLYALPPEELKGVPTVASSLDEALNALDVDREFLKKGDVFTDDQIDAYIDLKREEVDRLNLTPHPVEFDMYYSA
- the parE gene encoding DNA topoisomerase IV subunit B, translating into MSDLFEVQQTKTDYSAKDIEVLEGLEPVRQRPGMYIGGTDERALHHLFAEILDNSMDEAVAGHASRINVTLHENGSVSIADNGRGIPTDPHPKYPGKSALEVILTTLHSGGKFNSDAYATSGGLHGVGISVVNALSSEMSIEVARDKKLWKQTYSRGKTTSGLEDMGSVSNRRGTKINFLPDTEIFGEKAALKPARIYKMTRSKAYLFRGVEIKFKCDAALLQEGDETPQEATLHFPGGLSDFLSETLKKRSCVTEEPFAGFVKFPDEAGQVEWAVQWPEFGDGFSSSYCNTIPTPQGGTHENGMRGALLKGLKAYADIAGQKKAAQLTSEDITGSSCGMLSVFIRDPQFQGQTKDKLSTPDAQRLTENAIRDAFDNWLAENPDRANSLLTWALERLEERLRRKQEREIKRKTAVGKRKLRLPGKLTDCSSEDPDGTEIYIVEGDSAGGSAKQARNRKTQAILPIRGKILNVASATRDKIAANQEVRDLIQALGCGTREHYDGDALRYEKVIIMTDADVDGAHIATLLMTFFFQEMPGMVKEGRLFLAQPPLYRLAKGGKVLYARDDEHKDELMASEFSGKGKVEISRFKGLGEMPPAQLKETTMEVKNRTLLRVTLPPEYGERADVNRLVDDLMGKKPEKRFEFIRDNAADIDQLDI
- a CDS encoding helix-turn-helix domain-containing protein, with protein sequence MKRTSFSEMPCSVARTLDHVGHWWSFMIVRNAFYGQTRFREFQESLGIAKNILSARLKDLTEAGIMKKIPDRNGSKYSEYILTEKGWDLQPVLVALMQWGDKWEPHESGPPLELLDKRSGISIPYQGIRNAEGDVIPREDLTSRFSPAAKEMLMKKAAE
- a CDS encoding SDR family NAD(P)-dependent oxidoreductase, producing the protein MVEKIALIIGAGDAIGSAIVRKFAAKGLTVCAARRNGDKLTPLIQELSEAGMKAHAFSCDARKEEEITNLFKHIEENIGELDVVIFNVGANVPMSILETDSRKFFKIWEMACFAGFLSGREAARYMTKRKQGTIIFTGATASMRGAAGFAAFASAKHGLRALAQSMARELGPQNIHVAHVVIDAAVDTKWIQGFLPDYADKKANEGIVEPSDLAKNYIHLYEQPKNAWTFELDVRPYIEKW
- a CDS encoding 2-hydroxychromene-2-carboxylate isomerase, which encodes MTELDFYFDFGSPTAFLAYKRLQQLKKQYDLHITYKPMLLGGVFKATGNSSPAFIPAKGQYMMMHDLPRFQKRYGVNFKHNPHFPINTLPLMRAALAAEQLGCFDSFIEATFNAMWIDEKNMGDLEVISSVLSEAGLDTAAIFEASQSSDVKSGLIKATEEAVERGVFGAPTMFIGDEMFFGQDRLDFVEGHLK